The genomic region ATTCATGGAGAAAAGGTAGCATACGGAATTTTAGTGCAATTGCGATTAGAAGAAATGCTTCAGGGCAATCAACTAGCGGAAACCGCTAGACAGCAATTATTAAAATTCTATACAGAAATTGGACTGCCACAAAAATTGGCAGATTTGGGACTGGGAAATATTTCCTTGACCCAATTGCAAACAGCAGCGGAAATCGCCCTAGCACCTAATTCTGATATCCATCGGTTACCCTTCTCCGTATCCTCGGAACAGTTAATGGCGGCTATGATTTCTACTACTGCTCCGGTTCTAAGACAAAGGGAAATTAGCTAGTTAATCATTTGCTGATTTTCACCAACTAATGCTATACTTTCCTTATGGCATACATACCACTCAGAAAAGCGGTGGAATTTCTAGGATTGCATCCAAACACTTTGAGGAGATATGCAGATGAGGGGAAAATCAAAAGCAACCCAGCAGAGCGAAGATTGTACGATGTCGAATCATACGTCAGGGGTGATTCAATATTAAAAATGCTTACAAAGAGTGACGAATTATTCCGAGGTTGAAGAATGAGTTTAAGTTGGATTACCCCCGCAGATAGGATAAAGAAACTACCACCCTATGTTTTTGCTAGATTGGACGAATTAAAGGCCAAGGCTAGAGAGCAAGGACTGGACTTAATTGATTTAGGAATGGGAAATCCTGATGGTGCAACTCCTCAACCAATTATAGAAGCAGCCAAAACAGCTTTGGCAAATCCTGCTAATCATGGTTATCCACCCTTTGAAGGTACTGCTAATTTTCGTAAGGCAATTACTGAATGGTATTATCGGCGCTATCATGTGCTTTTAGATCCTGACAGCGAAGCATTACCTCTATTAGGTTCTAAAGAAGGTTTGGCACATTTGGCGATCGCCTATATTAATCCGGGTGATACGGTTTTAGTGCCTTCTCCTTCCTATCCCGTGCATTTCCGAGGTCCAATTATTGCTGGGGGAGTAATTCATAATATCATTCTGCAGGAGAAGGATGATTGGTTAATTGATTTAGGGTCTATTTCCGATGAAGTAGCTCAAAAAGCAAAAATCCTCTATTTTAATTACCCTAGCAACCCCACAGGAGCAACCGCACCACGGGAGTTTTTTGAGGACATAGTTGCTTTTGCTAAAAAGCATGAGATTCTACTGGTTCATGATTTGTGTTATGCTGAATTAGCTTTTGATGGTTATCAACCTACCAGTTTGTTAGAAATCCCCGGTGCCAAAGATATTGGTGTGGAATTTCATACCCTATCTAAAACCTATAATATGGCAGGTTGGCGAGTTGGTTTTGTAGTGGGTAATCGTCATGTTATCCAAGGTTTAAGAACTCTGAAAACTAATTTGGACTATGGGATTTTTTCCGCATTACAAACCGCCGCAGAAACCGCTTTACGCCTACCAGATTCTTACTTACATACAGTGCAGCAACGTTATAGCATGAGGCGAGATTTTCTGATTGCTGGTTTAAGCAAGTTGGGTTGGAATATTAATCCTACTAAAGCAACTATGTATTTATGGGTTAAGTGTCCTGCAGGTATGGGTTCTACGGATTTTGCCCTCAACATCCTGCAAAAAACCGGTGTGGTGGTTACTCCTGGTAATGCTTTTGGGGTTGGTGGTGAGGGGTATGTGAGAATTAGTTTGATAGCAGATTGCGATCGCCTAGGTGAAGCTTTGGAGAGATTTAGGCAAGCGGGTATTTGTTATCAGTCAGATGTGGTTCCGGTATGTTTTTAAAAACTGGTGTAATTAATTACTCTGTTCTACCTTAATTCAATGCTAAATTTTCCTGTCCCTTCCACCTTGCTCTATTCCATCCCATTAGCTGCGGTCACGATTTATTTTCCGTATCTACTAGTAGCTTATGCCAGGGTGAAAGTGGGTTATGACCTGTCTGCTCCCCGTTCTATGTTTGATAAATTACCACCATACGCACGGAGAGCTACCTGGGCCCATCAGAATTGTTTTGAATCCTTCATGATTTATGCTCCTGCAGCTCTGATGGCCTATGTGACGGGAGTGGATTCTCAATTAGCACTATACGCGGCGATCGCCTATGTGACAGCACGGGTTCTCTTTTCAGTTTTCTACATACTGAATATACCCATTCTTCGCTCCTTGATGTTTGGAGTTGGTTCTGCTTGTATTATTAGTCTTTTTGTCCTCAGTATTTTGAAAGGGACCACCTAGTCAATGAGTTAAAAATTGATCGATTTTTGACCAACAAAAACCCCCTAGTTTTTGGCTAGGGTGGGTTAGCAGTTTCAACTACTTGTTGAGTTTGTGAGTGTTACCAACCTGCTTTCGCTTGCTCCATAACATAAGCTGCTACATTGGCAATTTCTTCAGCACTTAATTTACCTTTGAACTTAGGCATACTGTTTTTACCGTTTGTAACTTGAGCAATAATAGCATCTTGTGAATACAAATTGTACTCTTCTAGATCTGCTTTGCTCAAGGTTTTAGCAGCATTAGCTAGGTTTTTACCACCAGCATGACACTGGGCACAATTAGCTTGAAATACCGCTGCTCCAGCTGCTGTATCTGCTGCTATAGCAGGACTACCGAAAGCAAGAGTTAAGATGGCAATGGATAACATCAACACGGCAATAATCTTTTTCATTTTGTAGTCTCTCTACCATAGTTCATCTTTTAGTATTCTGTTTGATGAGTTGAATATAAACTGTAAGTGTTGAACTGAATATTTGACAAAGTATATTTTTTGT from Cylindrospermopsis curvispora GIHE-G1 harbors:
- a CDS encoding aspartate aminotransferase translates to MSLSWITPADRIKKLPPYVFARLDELKAKAREQGLDLIDLGMGNPDGATPQPIIEAAKTALANPANHGYPPFEGTANFRKAITEWYYRRYHVLLDPDSEALPLLGSKEGLAHLAIAYINPGDTVLVPSPSYPVHFRGPIIAGGVIHNIILQEKDDWLIDLGSISDEVAQKAKILYFNYPSNPTGATAPREFFEDIVAFAKKHEILLVHDLCYAELAFDGYQPTSLLEIPGAKDIGVEFHTLSKTYNMAGWRVGFVVGNRHVIQGLRTLKTNLDYGIFSALQTAAETALRLPDSYLHTVQQRYSMRRDFLIAGLSKLGWNINPTKATMYLWVKCPAGMGSTDFALNILQKTGVVVTPGNAFGVGGEGYVRISLIADCDRLGEALERFRQAGICYQSDVVPVCF
- a CDS encoding MAPEG family protein, whose translation is MLNFPVPSTLLYSIPLAAVTIYFPYLLVAYARVKVGYDLSAPRSMFDKLPPYARRATWAHQNCFESFMIYAPAALMAYVTGVDSQLALYAAIAYVTARVLFSVFYILNIPILRSLMFGVGSACIISLFVLSILKGTT
- the petJ gene encoding cytochrome c6 PetJ, coding for MKKIIAVLMLSIAILTLAFGSPAIAADTAAGAAVFQANCAQCHAGGKNLANAAKTLSKADLEEYNLYSQDAIIAQVTNGKNSMPKFKGKLSAEEIANVAAYVMEQAKAGW